A segment of the Corynebacterium resistens DSM 45100 genome:
ATCGCTTTGGGGCTGGGGCTTTTTATTTTCGACGCCCACGGCGAACTGCTCCTAGCCATGGCGTTACTTGCTGGGTTGCCAACGGGCCAGAACGTGTTCACCTATGCCCAAAGATTTGGGGTGAACAAGGTTCTGGCCCGTGATACCGCGGTAATCTCCACGACGATGGCCATCCCGTGTATGGCCATCATCATGGTGTTGCTGAACTAGCTCCTGCGCACCAAATGTCGGTCACGTCTAGCGCCACAGCAGCAGGGCATCACCCTGACCGCCACCACCACACAAGCTCACGCCAGCCTTGCCTCCATCACGGCGCTTCAGCTCATGGGCAGCGTGCACGACCAAGCGCGCTCCGGAGCAACCAATGGGGTGCCCGAGGGAAATGCCACCGCCGTGGATGTTGGTCTTGTCCAACGGGTAATCCAGATCCTTAATGGATTGCGCCACCACAGCTGCGAATGCCTCATTGATCTCGAGGAAATCAAGATCCTCAACGCTCCAACCCGCCTTGTCCAAGGCAGCCTTCAGCGCCTGAGATGGCTGGGAGTGCAGCTGGGTATCCGGGCCCGCCGTCTCGCCGTGGGCGCCTACCGTCGCAAGAATTTCCAAACCGTTGGTCTCCGCATACTCGCGGGAGGTCAGCACAACCGCTGCCGCACCATCGGAGATCTGGGAAGCCGAAGCAGCGGTGATCGTGCCTTCCTTGCGGAATGCCGGACGGAGCTTCGCTAGACCTTCTGCAGTGGTACCCGGGCGAATACCCTCGTCCTCACTCACGGTCACAGTTTCCTTGCGACCCTGAATCTCTACGGGGACGATTTCTTCCGCGAAAACGCCTTCCTTGGTGGCGGCCTCAGCGCGTTGATGGGACAGAGCAGCAATGTTGTCCTGCTCCTCCCGGGTGATGCCACGGGTGACATTGCCTTCGTCAGTCTCCAGCCCCATGGAGGAGTTCTCAATCGGGTCAGTCAGGCCGTCACGCTCCAGCGTGTCTTCCAACTTCAGGGCACCGAACCCCTTGCCTGCGCGCACTCCGCGCGCCACGTGGGGGGCATTGGTCATAGATTCCTGCCCGCCGGCCACAACCACCTCTGCCTCGCCAAGCTTGATCAGGCGCGCTCCGTTGATGACTGCGTTGAGGCCAGACAGGCACACCTTGTTCAACGTAATGGCAGGAGTTTCCGCTGGGATCCCAGCTGCCACTGCAGCCTGCTTGGCCGGGTTCTGACCACTGCCGGCCTGCACAACCTGACCCATGAACACGTAGTTCACCTTGTCAGCGGCAACCCCGGCGCGATCCAAAACAGCGCTGATGGTCAACGCACCTAGGTCCACAGCGGTCTTTGGGGCGAGTCCGCCCAGCATACGGCCCTGTGGGGTGCGGGCGGCACCAACGATCACCACGTCCTGCGGGGATTTCTTCAGTTCAGTCATCGCACGACACCTTTCTTCATATTCTTATTTTTCTTCATATTTTTATTACTGGCTGCCAGCCTAGTGCTGAACGAGCCTAATTGGCGTACAACCCCAAAATTTCGATGGCTTTCTCGCGCATCTCGACCTTCCGGACCTTGCCCGATAGCGTCATGGGGTATTCCTCAACGAGGTGCACGTACCGGGGTACTTTGTGGCGAGCCAAGTGCCCTTCGCAGAATTCCCTCAGGGCTTCTACGGTCAAAGGTTTTGCCCCTGGATTCATGATGATCCAGGCCATCAATTCTTCACCGTATTTTTCGTCCGGAACGCCGATAATTTGGGCGTCAGAAATATCGGGGTGCGAGTATAGAAACTCCTCAATCTCGCGCGGGTACAGATTCTCACCACCTCGGATAACCATGTCCTTAATGCGGCCGGTGATTTGCACATAGTCGCCGTCATCCATCAACCCCAAATCACCGGTGTGCATCCAGCCTTCCTTATCGATGGCTTCAGCGGTTTTTACCGGCATATCCCAGTAGCCCTTCATCACGGAATAACCCCGCACGCAGATTTCGCCTTGCTCCCCGCGTGGCAGGATCTCGCCGGTATCCGGGTTGATGATCTTCACTTCAATGTGTGGCCCCGGCCGTCCCACGGTCTCCACCCGTTTATCGAGGGGATCATCTGGCAGGGTCTGGATAGACACTGGGGATGTCTCGGTCATTCCATAGCAAATCCCCACTTCTTCCATTCCGAGGATGTCTATGACTGCGCGCATGGTCTTCGTCGGGCAGCTGGTACCAGCCATGATGCCCGTGCGCAGCGTAGACAGATCCAGCTTGCCTTCCCCCAGTTCTTCCAGCTCCTGCAGCTCCGCGATGAACATCGTCGGCACGCCGTACAAGCTGGTGGCTTCACCATGATGCACAGCTTCCAACGTAGCGCGAGGGCTAAAGACTGGTCCAGTAATGATCGTTGTCGCCCCATGGCTAAAGGCTGCGATATTGCCCATGACCATTCCGAAGCAGTGGAAGAACGGCACCGGAATAACCACGCGGTCCTGGTCGGTGTAGCGCAACCGCTCCCCCACCATGTAACCGTTATTCAGAATATTGCGGTGGGTCAGCGTCGCACCTTTTGCCAGCCCGGTGGTGCCGGAGGTGTATTGCAAATTGATCGCGTCATTGGGCTCCAATTCCTCGCGCACTGCATTGAGGTCGAGGATCGCGTGGTTCGATAGCTCGTTCCATCGCTCGGAACCGAAGTAGATAACCTCGCGATAGTTGTTATCGAATTCGTGCTCGGTCGCGCTCACCATCGCGCGGTAGTTCGAGTCCTTGAATCTTCCCGCCGAGAACAGCGCCTTGATGCCGGCCTGGTTCATCACGTAGTTCAGCTCGCGGCGACGGTAGCTGGGGTTGATGCACACCAGAATCGCGCCGATCTCCGCCGTGGCGTATTGCACAATCGGCCATTCCCACCGGTTGGGTGCCCAAATTCCAATCCGGTCACCCTTGCGGTACCCCGCGGCGTGCAGACCACTAGCCAGTCGCAGAACGCGCCGGTGAAACTCGGCGTAAGTTAGTCGCACATCGCCGTAAAGGTCCACAATTGCTTCGTTATCGGGGTATTTCGCCACCGTCCTAGCAAGGTTTTGCCCCAGTGTTTCCTCTAGCAGCGGAATAGTGGTATCACCTGCAGCAATGGAGAATTTTACATTCGCATCCGTGGCTGTAGTCATGGTTGTTTCCTAGGTCTTTCTGCTCGTTTCCAAAACTGGTGTTTCTAGGGGTTGGTTTCTTCTACCGACGCCGCCCTGGCTTCAATGACCTCGGCTTGGCGTAGGAGTGGGGCATCAATCATCTGGCCGTCCACGGCGAAGGCTCCGGAATTGTTCTTCGCACCTTCGGTGACTTTCCGCGCCCACGTTCGTTGTTCCTTGGTGGGGCGATAGGCTTCCCGGATGGCGGGGACAAGCCCGGGATGAATGGACACGGTTGCCACGAATCCGCTGGCAGCGGCATCGAAGGCTTCCGCG
Coding sequences within it:
- a CDS encoding acetyl-CoA C-acetyltransferase, with the translated sequence MTELKKSPQDVVIVGAARTPQGRMLGGLAPKTAVDLGALTISAVLDRAGVAADKVNYVFMGQVVQAGSGQNPAKQAAVAAGIPAETPAITLNKVCLSGLNAVINGARLIKLGEAEVVVAGGQESMTNAPHVARGVRAGKGFGALKLEDTLERDGLTDPIENSSMGLETDEGNVTRGITREEQDNIAALSHQRAEAATKEGVFAEEIVPVEIQGRKETVTVSEDEGIRPGTTAEGLAKLRPAFRKEGTITAASASQISDGAAAVVLTSREYAETNGLEILATVGAHGETAGPDTQLHSQPSQALKAALDKAGWSVEDLDFLEINEAFAAVVAQSIKDLDYPLDKTNIHGGGISLGHPIGCSGARLVVHAAHELKRRDGGKAGVSLCGGGGQGDALLLWR
- a CDS encoding AMP-binding protein — encoded protein: MTTATDANVKFSIAAGDTTIPLLEETLGQNLARTVAKYPDNEAIVDLYGDVRLTYAEFHRRVLRLASGLHAAGYRKGDRIGIWAPNRWEWPIVQYATAEIGAILVCINPSYRRRELNYVMNQAGIKALFSAGRFKDSNYRAMVSATEHEFDNNYREVIYFGSERWNELSNHAILDLNAVREELEPNDAINLQYTSGTTGLAKGATLTHRNILNNGYMVGERLRYTDQDRVVIPVPFFHCFGMVMGNIAAFSHGATTIITGPVFSPRATLEAVHHGEATSLYGVPTMFIAELQELEELGEGKLDLSTLRTGIMAGTSCPTKTMRAVIDILGMEEVGICYGMTETSPVSIQTLPDDPLDKRVETVGRPGPHIEVKIINPDTGEILPRGEQGEICVRGYSVMKGYWDMPVKTAEAIDKEGWMHTGDLGLMDDGDYVQITGRIKDMVIRGGENLYPREIEEFLYSHPDISDAQIIGVPDEKYGEELMAWIIMNPGAKPLTVEALREFCEGHLARHKVPRYVHLVEEYPMTLSGKVRKVEMREKAIEILGLYAN